The Pleurocapsa minor HA4230-MV1 nucleotide sequence GATCGCATGGTCGTCTTTCAAAATTATTCTTTACTTCCTTGGAAGACAGTAAGACAAAATATTGCTTTGGCGGTTAATCAAGTTTATGGCCATAAATCCGTAGGCGATCGCCGTATGATTGTCGAAGAGCATATTAAGATGGTTAATCTTGGTCGGGCAGCCGATAAAAGACCAGCGGAACTTTCAGGGGGAATGAAACAGCGGGTGGCGATCGCTCGTGCTTTGGCTATTCGTCCTAAGTTACTTTTGCTAGATGAACCTTTTGGGGCTTTAGATGCCTTAACCAGAGGTAGTTTACAAGAACAGTTGATGAAAATCTGCCAAGAACATCAACTTACCTGTCTGATGGTTACTCACGATGCGGATGAAGCATTACTACTGGCTGATCGGATTGTCATGTTAACCAATGGCCCTGAATCCCATATCGGACAGATTATTGATGTGCCGATTCCCCGCCCCAGACAACGTTTGGAAGTAGTTAACCATCCCAGTTATTATGCCTTACGGGGAGAGATTGTTTATTTCCTCAATCAGCAGAAAAAAGCCAAAAAACGCCAAGTACAAGCCCCTGTAGTTGCATCTCGTCACGAAATAGAGAAAAAACAGCTAAATATTGGTTTTTTACCCTTAACGGACTCTGCACCACTCATTATTGCTCAAGAGAAAGGCTTTTTTGCCAAACATGGTTTAACCCAAGTCAATCTAGTTAAACAAACCAGTTGGAGTGCGATCGCTGAAGGTGTGACTAGTGGTAGACTCGATGCAGCCCAAATGGTAGCAGGTATGCCTTTAGCGTTAACTATTGGTCTAAAAGATCATGCTCCTGTGCCGATTGTCACCGCCCTAACTTTATCCCGTAACGGTAATGCGATCACTCTCAGCCAAAAGTTTTATCAACAAGGAGTTCGTACTTTAGCCGATTTTAAACAGGCGATCTTAAATAATCCAGATCGAGTTTATACTTTGGGTGTGGTCAATGAAGCATCAATGCACAATTTAATGCTACGTTATTGGTTAGCTACTGATGGCATCGATCCCGATCGAGATGTCAACTTGGTGGTCATTCCCCCTTCAGAAATGCTAGATCGCCTCAAAGCAGGTGACATTGATGGTTATTGTGCAGGTGAACCTTGGAATACTCAAGCCGTTGCCGAAAAGATTGGATTTGTCATCGCTACCGATCTAGACATTTGGTCTAGCTACCTGGAAAAAGTTTTAGGAGTCAGGGAAGATTGGGCAAATAAATATCCTGAGACTCACTTGGCATTAATTAAAGCTTTGATCGAAGCTTGTGAATACTGCGACGATCTCCGTCATCGAGATAAAATTGCCGAATTAATTGCTCAACCTAATTATCTCAATACTGACCTAGAATATATTCGCCCTGGATTTATCGAACCTTATAACCGAGGTACAGGTGAACCTGCGCAAATGTTGCCTCAATTTAATGAATTTTACGTCAATAAAACTAATTTTCCTAGTCGTGTAGAAGGACTATGGATTTTAGTGCAAATGGCGCGTTGGGGTATTGTTCCCTTCCCTCGTAATTGGATTGAAGTTTTAGACAAAGTAAGAAGAAGTGATATTTATTCTGAAGCAGCCAGACAATTAAAACTACCTGGTTTAGAACCAGAAAGAAACGCCTTTAAACTCTTTGATGGTAGTATCTTTAACCCTGATAATCCCCTAGAATATCTCAAAGGACTAGCTATTAAACAGGAAATCAAAGTCGAAGAAATTAAAACCGATTCATTAGTTACTAGTTAACTACTACCCCTTACCCATTACCCACTACCCATTACCCCTTACCCACTACCTTAACTAATCCAGCTTATGCAAATTTCCAACAGTACCTTACCAAATAATATTTCAGCTACTAACTCAGCAACTTTTTTAGAATTTGACAGCGTTGCCAAAATTTATCCCACCGATAAGGGTAAAGGTAGTTACACAGTTTTAGAAGACGTAAATCTTAGTATTCAAGAAGGCGAATTTGTCTGCTTAATTGGACATTCTGGTTGCGGTAAATCTACTCTTTTGAGTATGGTATCGGGCTTAAATAAACCTAGTATTGGCGAGATTCGTCTCAAAAATCAACGTATTACCCAGCCTGGGCCCGATCGCATGGTAATCTTTCAAAATTACTCTTTGCTACCTTGGAAAACTGCCTACGAAAATGTTTATTTAGCAGTAGAACAAGTTTATAAACATAAATCTCCTCAAGAGAAAAAAGATATTACTTTAGAACATTTAGAATTAGTTGGTTTAAGCGAAGCGATTCATAAAAAACCCGCTCAACTTTCAGGGGGAATGAAACAACGGGTAGCGATCGCTCGTGCTTTGGCGACTCGTCCTGAAGTACTAATTATGGATGAACCTTTTGGGGCATTAGATCCGATTACTAGGGAAGAAATGCAAGAAGAATTAGTCAAAATCTGGCAGGATCATCGCTGTACAGTTTTAATGATTACCCACGATATCGACGAGGCTTTATTTCTTAGCGATCGCTTAGTAATGATGACCAATGGCCCATCGGCTAATATTGGCGAAGTTTTAGATATTCCTTTTCCTCGTCCTCGCGATCGCCAAAAAATGATGGAAGATCCTAAATATTTTAAATTGCGTAATCATGCCCTTGATTTTCTCTTTCGTCGTTTTGCCCATGATGACGCTTTGGAGTAATTTTTTATAATTAGATCGGCAACAAAAGGCGACTAACTAATTAAAAGTTTTAATCACTCATACTTTTTGTGAATCCACACGGTTCCTTTTT carries:
- a CDS encoding nitrate ABC transporter ATP-binding protein (This model describes the ATP binding subunits of ATP-binding cassette (ABC) transporters for nitrate transport, or for bicarbonate transport, in bacteria and archaea.), encoding MTAFLEVDHVDKVFPLANGGRYIALKNINLEIKQGEFVCLLGHSGCGKSTLLNIVAGLDKPTQGGIILENRQVKDPGPDRMVVFQNYSLLPWKTVRQNIALAVNQVYGHKSVGDRRMIVEEHIKMVNLGRAADKRPAELSGGMKQRVAIARALAIRPKLLLLDEPFGALDALTRGSLQEQLMKICQEHQLTCLMVTHDADEALLLADRIVMLTNGPESHIGQIIDVPIPRPRQRLEVVNHPSYYALRGEIVYFLNQQKKAKKRQVQAPVVASRHEIEKKQLNIGFLPLTDSAPLIIAQEKGFFAKHGLTQVNLVKQTSWSAIAEGVTSGRLDAAQMVAGMPLALTIGLKDHAPVPIVTALTLSRNGNAITLSQKFYQQGVRTLADFKQAILNNPDRVYTLGVVNEASMHNLMLRYWLATDGIDPDRDVNLVVIPPSEMLDRLKAGDIDGYCAGEPWNTQAVAEKIGFVIATDLDIWSSYLEKVLGVREDWANKYPETHLALIKALIEACEYCDDLRHRDKIAELIAQPNYLNTDLEYIRPGFIEPYNRGTGEPAQMLPQFNEFYVNKTNFPSRVEGLWILVQMARWGIVPFPRNWIEVLDKVRRSDIYSEAARQLKLPGLEPERNAFKLFDGSIFNPDNPLEYLKGLAIKQEIKVEEIKTDSLVTS
- a CDS encoding nitrate ABC transporter ATP-binding protein (This model describes the ATP binding subunits of ATP-binding cassette (ABC) transporters for nitrate transport, or for bicarbonate transport, in bacteria and archaea.) gives rise to the protein MQISNSTLPNNISATNSATFLEFDSVAKIYPTDKGKGSYTVLEDVNLSIQEGEFVCLIGHSGCGKSTLLSMVSGLNKPSIGEIRLKNQRITQPGPDRMVIFQNYSLLPWKTAYENVYLAVEQVYKHKSPQEKKDITLEHLELVGLSEAIHKKPAQLSGGMKQRVAIARALATRPEVLIMDEPFGALDPITREEMQEELVKIWQDHRCTVLMITHDIDEALFLSDRLVMMTNGPSANIGEVLDIPFPRPRDRQKMMEDPKYFKLRNHALDFLFRRFAHDDALE